Proteins from a single region of Allocatelliglobosispora scoriae:
- a CDS encoding nuclear transport factor 2 family protein, whose amino-acid sequence MSLTPQEIFDLRTEIIHSGRWQELAVHYAADAQVRMPFALPHPVHLEGRAAIEAHLALADGAPLEFRVENVVLHQTLDPEVLIAEYDYRARATHTGHEFRIANIQLFRVRDGEIVETRDYHNHHVLGEELRRPATA is encoded by the coding sequence ATGAGCCTCACCCCCCAGGAGATCTTCGACCTGCGCACGGAGATCATCCACTCTGGACGATGGCAGGAGCTCGCCGTTCATTACGCGGCCGACGCGCAGGTCCGGATGCCGTTCGCGCTTCCCCACCCGGTGCACCTGGAGGGACGGGCCGCCATCGAGGCGCACCTGGCGCTCGCCGACGGGGCGCCGCTCGAGTTCCGGGTGGAGAACGTCGTCCTGCACCAGACGCTCGACCCCGAGGTCCTCATCGCGGAGTACGACTACCGCGCCCGCGCGACGCACACCGGGCACGAGTTCCGGATCGCCAACATCCAGCTCTTCCGCGTCCGCGACGGCGAGATCGTCGAGACCCGCGACTACCACAACCACCACGTCCTCGGGGAGGAGCTGCGCCGGCCCGCCACTGCGTAA
- a CDS encoding FAD/NAD(P)-binding protein produces MIRIGIIGGGACGVMLTMQLIDRLAGGPEVQIHLMEQGDRLGAGVAYGTAEQVHILNMQAQTMSVHSDDPDHFVRWLAARRGTPATGTDLIDYVPRRLYGAYLRQCLEQKIATGTPTVTTHRCEVTGCTRVGRQWRLTAGIPLPDLDTVVLCLGDLPSGEYNRLAEHPAYAPTPWDGAFLDALPRDARVGILGTSLTAVDALAALDARGHTGPIACFSRRRGLPKVQPRILDTPDLKLVTRDTVERLALEEPGGISLSTMERLIRAELELALGGPAAWESIRRPDDADPLTALRADIHAAENNQVRWYEVLDAMSALTPIIWHRLSGSARQTMLAEFSTWSTYRHPMPLANAYRVERMLAAGILTVHTGISGIHPDHRGGFDVVRTGGRSAVDFLINATGTGYNPWVLPSELLHHLLLQGELVAHPLGGLDVDFGTLRVRRADSTLDDRMYLLGPLTRGVHFYTNSIETNRDNAQRLAADLVLRTGAR; encoded by the coding sequence ATGATCCGGATCGGCATCATCGGTGGTGGCGCCTGCGGCGTGATGCTCACCATGCAGCTGATCGACCGCCTCGCCGGGGGTCCCGAGGTCCAGATCCACCTGATGGAGCAGGGGGACCGGCTCGGTGCCGGGGTCGCCTACGGGACGGCCGAGCAGGTGCACATCCTCAACATGCAGGCGCAGACGATGAGCGTCCACTCGGACGACCCGGACCACTTCGTACGGTGGCTCGCCGCCCGGCGCGGGACACCGGCGACGGGTACGGATCTCATCGACTACGTCCCCCGCCGGCTCTACGGCGCCTACCTGAGGCAGTGCCTGGAGCAGAAGATCGCAACCGGTACGCCGACCGTCACCACGCACCGGTGCGAGGTCACCGGCTGCACGCGCGTCGGCCGGCAGTGGCGGCTGACGGCGGGCATCCCCCTGCCGGACCTCGACACCGTCGTGCTGTGCCTGGGCGATCTGCCGTCCGGCGAGTACAACCGGCTGGCGGAGCACCCCGCCTACGCGCCGACGCCGTGGGACGGCGCGTTCCTCGACGCGCTGCCCCGCGACGCCCGGGTGGGCATCCTCGGCACCAGCCTCACCGCCGTCGACGCGCTGGCCGCCCTGGACGCCCGCGGCCACACCGGACCGATCGCGTGCTTCTCCCGCCGCCGCGGGCTGCCCAAGGTCCAGCCGCGCATCCTCGACACCCCCGACCTCAAACTCGTCACCCGCGACACCGTCGAACGCCTCGCCCTGGAGGAGCCCGGCGGCATCAGCCTCTCCACCATGGAACGCCTGATCCGGGCCGAGCTGGAGCTGGCTCTCGGCGGGCCGGCCGCCTGGGAGTCGATCCGCCGCCCCGACGATGCCGATCCGCTGACCGCGCTGCGGGCCGACATCCACGCCGCCGAGAACAACCAGGTCCGCTGGTACGAGGTCCTCGACGCCATGTCCGCGCTGACGCCGATCATCTGGCACCGGTTGAGCGGATCCGCCCGGCAGACCATGCTCGCCGAGTTCTCCACCTGGTCGACCTACCGCCACCCGATGCCGCTCGCCAACGCGTACCGGGTGGAGCGCATGCTGGCGGCAGGCATCCTCACCGTCCACACGGGAATCAGCGGGATCCACCCGGACCACCGGGGCGGGTTCGACGTCGTCCGCACCGGCGGCCGGTCGGCCGTCGACTTCCTGATCAACGCCACCGGTACCGGCTACAACCCGTGGGTCCTCCCGTCGGAGCTCCTGCACCACCTGCTGCTCCAGGGCGAACTCGTGGCGCACCCGCTCGGCGGGCTCGACGTCGACTTCGGCACCCTCCGGGTCCGGCGGGCCGACAGCACCCTCGACGACCGGATGTACCTGCTCGGTCCGCTCACCCGTGGCGTGCACTTCTACACCAACTCGATCGAGACCAACCGCGACAACGCGCAGCGCCTCGCCGCCGACCTGGTCCTGCGAACCGGCGCGCGGTGA
- a CDS encoding pyridoxal phosphate-dependent decarboxylase family protein has translation MTKLEFETLLPAAADHALAYLRGLPDRPVRATATDAELRQFLGGRLPDGPSDPEQVLQQLVTGVDRGLVPTGHGEYFGYVVGGTLPVAMAADWLTATWDQNCIVHDISPATAVVEEICAEWLIDIFGLPRATSVAFVPACTHAELLCLTVARHHVLAARGWDVATQGMQGAPEIRVLVNGATHAAVIRSLQVLGLGGGIHHLEIDDQSRIVPAALRAALDEVGDAPLIVCGLVGDINTGGIDVVGDLADRVHDAGGWLHLDGAFGMWAAASPTLRPQLVDGIERADSWATDAHKWLNTPYDGGVAMIADRDAHLAALPLLAEYLNMQPEHRHPVEWGMEVSRRSRVFPIWAALRSLGRSGIADIIDGCCRNARRFADRLTGQPGVEILNEVTLNQVLVRFDGPGGRDEHTRLVAEEFQARGEGWAAISRWNGRIVLRLCLINWATTAADVDAAATSLLACHRAVVTAGNGTAADAGAAR, from the coding sequence ATGACCAAGCTCGAATTCGAGACACTGCTGCCCGCCGCCGCCGACCACGCGCTCGCCTACCTGCGCGGGCTGCCGGACCGCCCGGTCCGCGCCACCGCCACCGATGCCGAGCTGCGGCAGTTCCTCGGCGGCCGCCTGCCCGACGGCCCGTCCGATCCGGAGCAGGTGCTCCAGCAGCTCGTCACCGGCGTCGACCGGGGCCTCGTCCCCACCGGGCACGGGGAGTATTTCGGCTATGTCGTCGGCGGGACCCTGCCGGTGGCGATGGCCGCGGACTGGCTCACCGCGACGTGGGACCAGAACTGCATCGTCCATGACATCTCGCCCGCCACCGCCGTCGTCGAGGAGATCTGCGCCGAGTGGCTGATCGACATCTTCGGCCTGCCGCGGGCCACGTCGGTGGCGTTCGTCCCCGCGTGCACCCACGCCGAGCTGCTCTGCCTGACCGTGGCCCGGCACCACGTGCTGGCGGCCCGCGGCTGGGACGTGGCGACGCAGGGCATGCAGGGCGCCCCCGAGATCAGGGTCCTGGTCAACGGCGCGACGCATGCCGCGGTGATCCGATCGCTGCAGGTTCTGGGGCTCGGCGGCGGCATCCATCACCTGGAGATCGACGACCAGAGCCGCATCGTCCCCGCCGCGCTGCGCGCCGCACTCGACGAGGTCGGTGACGCGCCGCTGATCGTCTGCGGGCTCGTGGGCGACATCAACACCGGCGGCATCGACGTCGTCGGGGACCTCGCCGACCGGGTGCACGACGCGGGCGGCTGGCTGCACCTCGACGGCGCGTTCGGGATGTGGGCCGCGGCGTCGCCGACCCTGCGACCGCAGCTCGTCGACGGCATCGAGCGGGCGGACTCGTGGGCCACCGACGCACACAAGTGGCTCAACACCCCCTATGACGGCGGCGTCGCGATGATCGCCGACCGCGACGCCCACCTCGCGGCGTTGCCGCTGCTCGCGGAGTACCTGAACATGCAGCCCGAGCACCGCCATCCGGTGGAGTGGGGCATGGAGGTGTCGCGCCGTTCGCGGGTCTTCCCGATCTGGGCCGCGCTGCGCAGCCTCGGCCGCAGCGGCATCGCCGACATCATCGACGGCTGCTGCCGCAACGCCCGCCGCTTCGCGGACCGGCTCACCGGGCAGCCGGGCGTGGAGATCCTCAACGAGGTGACGCTGAACCAGGTCCTGGTGCGGTTCGACGGACCGGGCGGCCGCGACGAGCACACGCGCCTCGTCGCGGAGGAGTTCCAGGCCCGCGGTGAGGGCTGGGCTGCCATCAGCCGCTGGAACGGCAGGATCGTGCTGCGCCTATGCTTGATCAACTGGGCGACCACCGCCGCCGATGTCGACGCGGCCGCCACGTCGCTGCTCGCCTGCCACCGCGCCGTCGTCACCGCCGGAAACGGGACCGCGGCCGATGCCGGAGCCGCTCGATGA
- a CDS encoding CHAT domain-containing protein — MLWIGRSHQPGGSGVTLDLRLDREADSLTATVALPPLPVGAWERESIRWYLEDFREFPADPAPAVAAASAALIERLGGELFTGIFDGDPAAREIWSSARADIAGLDWEIDADLAGSVPIPFEMLRDPGSGIRPALAARSFAHTVRRPDPAPVTVLSGPLRILLVVARPHADLDVPFRSIAGRLIRHAAGGGPRIDVLRPPTFAALSRRLEAAAASGQPYHLVHFDGHGLIGPTGGDPEGYAVFEQPGAPGNRRLVSGAQLGEALSTHGVEALVLNACSSGRSESSRDGTGYTSLARRCLDAGVKAVVAMRYDIYVSTATTFVTTLYDLLFQGRTLGHAASVARAGLAADEAYGEWLVPVILQAAPVAVTADDRPAPAAAAPVFVGRDDLTISIDRAFDTGNAIVLWGAAGVGKSALAEDFAEWYRSSRGVDGPLHRGSFGAEPEAGFAEPAADAPAIWIWDGLERTASWPEADRRALADRIAALAGGPVRLLLTSRDRAAWLPATVRRLQVRPLSPAESDELAGVWSPADRAFCQGHPAAIRLLTSGAAPPVADLGTGRVTADPSGAASRALAGLPAAQRSALTLLLPFRDVVSAHHLIRMHRALQLPSDLTYAEAAAILDRVADLGWFTRLDGEHYGPHPFLRHALHQLVTAGQGTPEVIEEAYCRSVALFGHGLFWAYNLGNRDTLNIIALEERNLVHAFELAFTRGRADELLGPLQALRMLYEQGHRLDAWYAMAERLQPVLLDPATLLPQPEVNFVDVSLRGVLLDYADALAARRGDPIARGGIAAARRDLIAGDLDGDDDLRQVALRSQAIQLLRDGSVDDIRRAVDLAHRISDTALEASALIDLGHAYRNDGDFDRARVCLEEALDLGPDSDTRHRARVFDGLGALMLSRFDQIVEENLDAIGEQVRRDGIEGRFTVPVTEEQAACLRSAYGYYQAALRWQGHEDRATVASLHHQLGGIAGMMALWAEADTHFRTAIAGHDEAGAVLRSAQSRGDFANHLIQRGQRYAEALLYARTAERDLLSLGDAPPALLKRARALVEELETY; from the coding sequence ATGCTGTGGATCGGGCGCTCGCACCAACCCGGCGGCTCGGGCGTCACCCTCGACCTTCGGCTGGACCGCGAGGCGGACTCGCTCACCGCGACCGTCGCCCTGCCGCCCCTGCCGGTGGGGGCCTGGGAGCGCGAGAGCATCCGGTGGTACCTGGAGGATTTCCGGGAGTTCCCCGCGGATCCGGCGCCCGCCGTCGCGGCGGCGAGCGCCGCCCTGATCGAGCGGCTCGGCGGGGAGCTGTTCACGGGCATCTTCGACGGCGATCCGGCGGCCCGCGAGATCTGGTCGAGCGCGCGGGCCGACATCGCCGGGCTGGACTGGGAGATCGACGCGGACCTGGCCGGGAGCGTGCCGATCCCGTTCGAGATGCTCCGCGACCCCGGCAGCGGCATCCGCCCGGCGCTCGCCGCGCGCTCCTTCGCGCACACGGTGCGCCGCCCGGACCCCGCCCCGGTGACCGTCCTGTCCGGTCCGCTGCGGATCCTGCTCGTCGTCGCGCGCCCCCACGCCGACCTGGACGTGCCCTTCCGCTCCATCGCGGGCCGGCTGATCCGCCACGCCGCCGGTGGCGGCCCGCGCATCGACGTGCTGCGCCCGCCGACCTTCGCGGCCCTGTCGCGCCGGCTGGAAGCGGCCGCGGCGAGCGGGCAGCCCTACCACCTGGTGCACTTCGACGGGCACGGCCTCATCGGCCCGACCGGCGGAGATCCCGAGGGGTACGCCGTCTTCGAGCAGCCCGGCGCCCCGGGCAACCGGCGGCTGGTCAGCGGAGCCCAGCTGGGCGAGGCCCTTTCGACCCACGGTGTCGAGGCGCTCGTCCTCAACGCCTGCAGCTCCGGCCGGTCGGAGTCGTCGCGGGACGGGACCGGCTACACCTCGCTGGCCCGCCGGTGCCTCGACGCCGGGGTGAAGGCGGTCGTCGCGATGCGCTACGACATCTACGTCTCCACCGCGACCACCTTCGTCACCACCCTCTACGACCTGCTGTTCCAGGGCCGCACGCTGGGCCACGCCGCCTCGGTCGCCCGGGCCGGGCTCGCCGCGGACGAGGCTTACGGTGAGTGGCTGGTGCCGGTGATCCTGCAGGCCGCGCCGGTGGCGGTCACCGCCGACGACCGGCCCGCACCCGCCGCGGCGGCACCGGTCTTCGTCGGCCGCGACGACCTCACGATCTCCATCGATCGAGCCTTCGACACCGGCAACGCGATCGTGCTCTGGGGTGCGGCCGGTGTCGGCAAGTCCGCTCTCGCCGAGGACTTCGCCGAGTGGTACAGGTCCAGCCGGGGTGTCGACGGGCCGCTGCACCGGGGCAGCTTCGGTGCCGAGCCCGAGGCGGGCTTCGCCGAGCCGGCTGCCGACGCACCGGCCATCTGGATCTGGGACGGGCTGGAGCGGACCGCCTCCTGGCCCGAGGCCGACCGGCGGGCGCTCGCCGACCGGATCGCCGCCCTGGCCGGCGGACCGGTCCGGCTGCTCCTGACATCGCGCGACCGCGCCGCCTGGCTCCCGGCGACCGTCCGGCGGCTTCAGGTCCGGCCCCTGTCACCGGCGGAGAGCGACGAGCTCGCGGGTGTGTGGTCCCCGGCCGACCGGGCCTTCTGCCAGGGCCACCCCGCGGCGATCCGGCTGCTGACCAGCGGGGCCGCGCCGCCCGTCGCGGACCTCGGCACCGGCCGCGTGACCGCGGATCCCTCGGGCGCGGCATCGAGGGCTCTCGCCGGCCTGCCCGCCGCGCAGCGCTCGGCGCTCACCCTCCTGCTGCCCTTCCGCGACGTCGTCTCCGCCCACCACCTGATCCGGATGCACCGCGCGCTGCAGCTGCCGTCCGACCTGACCTACGCCGAGGCGGCGGCGATCCTCGACCGCGTCGCCGATCTCGGCTGGTTCACGCGGCTCGACGGCGAGCACTACGGCCCGCACCCCTTCCTCCGGCACGCCCTCCACCAGCTCGTCACCGCCGGACAGGGCACGCCGGAGGTGATCGAGGAGGCCTACTGCCGGTCGGTCGCGCTCTTCGGGCACGGGCTCTTCTGGGCATACAACCTCGGCAACCGCGACACGCTCAACATCATCGCGCTGGAGGAGCGGAACCTCGTCCACGCGTTCGAGCTCGCGTTCACCCGGGGCCGCGCCGACGAGCTGCTCGGCCCGCTGCAGGCTCTGCGCATGCTCTACGAGCAGGGCCACCGCCTGGACGCCTGGTACGCCATGGCCGAACGCCTCCAGCCCGTCCTGCTCGACCCGGCGACGCTCCTGCCGCAGCCGGAGGTGAACTTCGTCGATGTGAGCCTGCGGGGAGTGCTGCTCGACTACGCCGACGCCCTCGCCGCCCGCCGGGGCGACCCGATCGCCCGCGGGGGGATCGCCGCCGCCCGCCGGGACCTCATCGCCGGCGATCTCGACGGCGACGACGACCTTCGGCAGGTGGCGCTGCGCAGCCAGGCGATCCAGCTGCTGCGCGACGGTTCCGTCGACGACATCCGCCGCGCCGTCGATCTCGCGCACCGGATCTCCGACACCGCGCTCGAAGCCTCCGCCCTGATCGACCTCGGCCACGCGTACCGCAACGACGGCGACTTCGACCGGGCCCGCGTCTGCCTGGAGGAGGCGCTGGATCTCGGGCCCGACTCCGACACCCGGCACCGCGCTCGCGTCTTCGACGGGCTGGGCGCCCTGATGCTGAGCCGGTTCGACCAGATCGTCGAGGAGAACCTGGACGCGATCGGCGAGCAGGTCCGCCGGGACGGGATCGAGGGCAGGTTCACCGTGCCCGTCACCGAGGAGCAGGCGGCCTGCCTGCGGTCCGCGTACGGCTACTACCAGGCGGCCCTGCGATGGCAGGGTCATGAGGACCGCGCGACCGTCGCGTCCCTGCACCACCAGCTCGGCGGCATCGCGGGGATGATGGCGCTGTGGGCGGAGGCGGACACCCACTTCCGCACGGCGATCGCCGGTCACGACGAGGCCGGTGCGGTGCTCCGGTCCGCGCAGAGCCGGGGCGATTTCGCCAACCACCTGATCCAGCGCGGACAGCGGTACGCCGAGGCGCTGCTCTACGCGCGTACCGCGGAACGCGACCTGCTGTCGCTGGGCGATGCCCCGCCCGCACTGCTGAAGCGGGCACGTGCCCTGGTCGAGGAGCTCGAGACCTATTAG
- a CDS encoding class I adenylate-forming enzyme family protein yields MSGVGEHSPLPRLTVPGLLALRRSRDPGAVAIDVVGGDSLTFEQWDTASTALAATLRHRGVVRGDAVGLVFANKDWTWFAVAYCGVQKAGAVAVPLHDTLPPTRLAQLLAACGAVMAITGQAGVERLIGASAMDGDDDARPDDVGQILFTSGTSGEPKGVTATHANLTTGVQTHPRRMTLAHSQRFLHAFPIGTNAAQTMLMNALSAKPSAVTLPRFTPRRFAQRLPEVGTAFLVPAMAIELLDSGALDGVELGGVHLVGSTAAPLPPAIAQRLARAFPRAAIVNYYTSTEAAPAQTSMIFDPTRPDAVGRVQPGVVRITDPAGSPLPDGEIGEVWLRSPHARRYLGDDAATGHTFQDGWVRMGDLGRLRDGYLYLADRDGDVVKSGAYKISTLEVEAALHEHPSIAEAAVVGVPHPVLGTQLAAVIVPRPTAGDLGLAAVRAFLAERLAEHQLPGGVVLLDQLPRNDAGKVLKRQLGQLFPGDTGGRQ; encoded by the coding sequence ATGTCCGGGGTCGGCGAGCACTCGCCTCTACCGCGCCTGACCGTGCCCGGCCTGCTGGCCCTGCGGCGGTCCCGCGACCCCGGCGCGGTCGCGATCGACGTGGTGGGCGGCGATTCGCTCACCTTCGAGCAGTGGGACACCGCATCGACCGCGCTCGCCGCGACGCTGCGGCACCGGGGTGTCGTCCGGGGCGACGCCGTCGGGCTGGTCTTCGCCAACAAGGACTGGACCTGGTTCGCCGTCGCCTACTGCGGGGTCCAGAAGGCGGGCGCCGTGGCCGTGCCGCTGCACGACACCCTGCCGCCGACCCGGCTCGCCCAGCTCCTGGCCGCGTGCGGTGCGGTGATGGCGATCACCGGGCAAGCCGGGGTCGAGCGGCTGATCGGTGCCTCCGCCATGGACGGTGATGACGACGCGCGGCCCGACGATGTCGGGCAGATCCTCTTCACCTCGGGCACCTCCGGCGAGCCCAAGGGGGTCACCGCCACCCACGCCAACCTCACCACGGGCGTCCAGACCCATCCCCGGCGGATGACGCTCGCCCACTCGCAGCGCTTCCTGCACGCCTTCCCGATCGGCACCAACGCGGCGCAGACGATGCTGATGAACGCGCTCAGCGCCAAACCGTCGGCCGTCACGCTGCCCCGTTTCACGCCGCGCCGGTTCGCACAGCGGCTGCCCGAGGTCGGCACCGCCTTCCTGGTCCCCGCGATGGCGATCGAACTGCTCGACTCGGGGGCGCTGGACGGGGTGGAGCTCGGCGGCGTACACCTGGTGGGGTCGACCGCCGCCCCGCTGCCGCCGGCGATCGCGCAGCGGCTCGCCCGCGCCTTCCCGCGGGCCGCGATCGTCAACTACTACACCTCGACCGAGGCCGCACCCGCACAGACCAGCATGATCTTCGATCCGACGCGCCCCGACGCGGTCGGGCGCGTGCAGCCCGGCGTCGTGCGCATCACCGACCCCGCCGGGTCGCCGCTGCCCGACGGCGAGATCGGCGAGGTCTGGCTGCGCTCGCCGCACGCCCGCCGCTACCTCGGCGACGACGCCGCCACCGGTCACACCTTTCAGGACGGATGGGTACGCATGGGCGACCTCGGCAGGCTGCGCGACGGCTACCTCTACCTCGCCGACCGGGACGGCGACGTGGTGAAGTCGGGTGCCTACAAGATCTCCACCCTGGAGGTGGAGGCGGCGCTGCACGAGCACCCGTCGATCGCCGAGGCCGCCGTGGTCGGCGTGCCGCACCCGGTGCTCGGCACGCAGCTCGCCGCGGTGATCGTGCCCCGACCGACCGCCGGTGACCTCGGCCTCGCCGCCGTCCGCGCCTTCCTCGCCGAGCGGCTCGCCGAGCACCAGCTCCCCGGCGGCGTCGTGCTGCTCGATCAGCTTCCGCGCAACGACGCGGGCAAGGTCCTCAAACGACAGCTCGGGCAACTCTTCCCCGGCGACACCGGAGGTCGGCAGTGA
- a CDS encoding condensation domain-containing protein gives MPAEPFLAEQVTAPFAGAPDPGAPLTWGQRALWIAIRRHGASHAMFSLRRVVAAPRRSTVDTAAALRAVSGLLARHSSLRTRVRTVDGELRQVVAERGEQPVLLVPIESLGGLGADDGAAAAQQLAVRIAATPFDHEREWPQRIALLMAGERICRIVVVFSHVTVDFRAAELVLKDLRLLLLRGAVRTPVQLQSAEVARIEQGERQQRRCERAVRYWLDSYHRLPAETLPYVGPAGSPRFQRYLLASEAADTAARVIARRERVTTATVLLTVVAGVVAAWSGSDTCGIYTMVDNRSADDYREAISKLNQLGLLVIDLADKPGFAEALPRVWHAAVDAYRHAYYDPEEMARAHEEAGLPYATGINKHCYFNDIRLLPDAESSGRAADEAALRAAMSRSTFTLAEGLETFTWRMRVEIVDATGGMGLAVTGDTGYLPTEVAERFLRDLERLLVDAAVADLPWPWTAR, from the coding sequence ATGCCCGCCGAACCCTTCCTCGCCGAGCAGGTGACGGCGCCGTTCGCCGGAGCACCCGACCCCGGCGCCCCGCTCACCTGGGGCCAGCGTGCACTGTGGATCGCGATCCGCCGGCACGGTGCCAGCCACGCCATGTTCAGCCTCCGCCGGGTCGTCGCCGCACCGCGCCGGTCCACTGTCGACACGGCCGCGGCGCTGCGGGCGGTGAGCGGACTCCTCGCGCGGCACTCGTCGCTGCGGACGCGGGTGCGGACCGTCGACGGGGAGTTGCGGCAGGTGGTGGCCGAGCGCGGTGAGCAGCCGGTGCTGCTCGTGCCGATCGAGAGCCTCGGCGGCCTCGGCGCCGATGACGGGGCGGCCGCCGCGCAGCAGCTCGCCGTGCGGATCGCCGCGACCCCGTTCGACCACGAGCGGGAGTGGCCCCAGCGGATCGCCCTGCTGATGGCGGGGGAGCGCATCTGCCGGATCGTCGTCGTCTTCAGCCACGTGACCGTCGACTTCCGGGCGGCCGAGCTGGTGCTGAAGGACCTGCGCCTGCTCCTGCTGCGCGGTGCCGTGCGGACGCCGGTGCAGCTCCAGTCGGCCGAGGTCGCCCGGATCGAGCAGGGCGAGCGCCAGCAGCGCCGCTGCGAGCGGGCCGTCCGCTACTGGCTCGACAGCTACCACCGCCTGCCCGCCGAGACGCTGCCCTACGTCGGTCCGGCCGGGTCGCCCCGCTTCCAGCGCTATCTCCTCGCCTCCGAGGCCGCCGACACCGCCGCCCGCGTCATCGCCCGGCGGGAGCGGGTGACGACCGCCACGGTGCTGCTCACCGTGGTCGCCGGGGTCGTCGCGGCGTGGTCCGGCAGCGACACCTGCGGGATCTACACGATGGTCGACAACCGGTCGGCCGACGACTACCGGGAAGCGATCTCGAAGCTCAACCAGCTCGGCCTCCTCGTGATCGACCTCGCCGACAAGCCCGGTTTCGCCGAGGCGCTGCCCCGGGTCTGGCACGCGGCCGTGGACGCCTACCGGCACGCCTACTACGACCCGGAGGAGATGGCGCGGGCGCACGAGGAGGCGGGCCTGCCCTACGCCACCGGCATCAACAAGCACTGCTACTTCAACGACATCCGGCTCCTGCCGGACGCCGAGAGCTCCGGCCGGGCCGCCGACGAGGCGGCCCTGCGGGCGGCGATGTCGCGCAGCACGTTCACCCTGGCCGAAGGGCTGGAGACGTTCACCTGGCGGATGCGGGTCGAGATCGTCGACGCGACCGGCGGGATGGGCTTGGCGGTCACCGGCGACACGGGCTACCTGCCGACCGAGGTCGCCGAGCGGTTCCTGCGCGACCTCGAACGCCTGCTCGTCGACGCCGCGGTGGCGGACCTGCCCTGGCCGTGGACAGCCCGGTAG
- a CDS encoding M23 family metallopeptidase, protein MTTDRVPACCGTDDTATGLSRRSLLVLTSGAVAGAAVVGLPGVAHAAPVIYNPFAGYPISSGWQDHRDHGSLGGIDFKMPVGTSLPACGAGTVTNIPDNGTGGHTVTIAHADGYKSQYLHLSAFLLANGTAVGSGAIVGRSGGAAGAPGSGSSTGPHCHWHMINPSGVRINPLDYVAQHPPGTGGLPKTTTETTGEPGPVFYTRMQNWLRITNGYTGPVNGVPGVNTYAALQRAMRGYGYTGPVNGVMGVNSWRAVQTLAADYGYTGPLNGVMGPNSWRGFARFINLDQWD, encoded by the coding sequence ATGACGACAGACCGGGTGCCCGCCTGCTGCGGCACCGACGACACGGCCACCGGCCTGAGCAGGCGTTCCCTGCTGGTTCTGACGAGCGGAGCCGTGGCCGGTGCCGCCGTGGTCGGACTGCCCGGCGTCGCCCACGCCGCGCCGGTGATCTACAACCCGTTCGCCGGCTACCCCATCTCGAGCGGCTGGCAGGACCACCGCGACCACGGCTCGCTGGGCGGCATCGACTTCAAGATGCCGGTCGGCACCAGCCTGCCCGCCTGCGGCGCGGGCACCGTCACCAACATCCCCGACAACGGCACCGGCGGCCACACCGTCACGATCGCCCACGCCGACGGCTACAAGAGCCAGTACCTGCACCTGTCGGCGTTCCTGCTCGCCAACGGCACCGCGGTCGGCAGCGGCGCGATCGTCGGGAGATCCGGCGGCGCCGCGGGTGCTCCCGGCTCCGGGTCCTCCACCGGTCCGCACTGCCACTGGCACATGATCAACCCCAGTGGGGTACGCATCAACCCGCTCGACTACGTCGCCCAGCACCCGCCCGGGACCGGCGGCCTGCCCAAGACCACCACGGAGACGACGGGCGAGCCGGGCCCGGTCTTCTACACCCGGATGCAGAACTGGCTGCGCATCACCAACGGCTACACGGGGCCGGTCAACGGCGTACCGGGGGTCAACACCTATGCGGCCCTGCAGCGGGCGATGCGCGGCTACGGCTACACCGGCCCCGTCAACGGCGTGATGGGCGTCAACTCGTGGCGGGCGGTGCAGACCCTCGCCGCCGATTACGGCTACACCGGGCCGCTCAACGGCGTCATGGGCCCGAACTCGTGGCGCGGCTTCGCCCGATTCATCAACCTGGACCAGTGGGACTGA
- a CDS encoding TetR/AcrR family transcriptional regulator has protein sequence MTTAKPLRADAQRNRARLLEAAEAVFAGSGAGASTEEVARVAGVGIGTVFRHFPTKEALLEAVYVGRLERFAAEAEELTSSVDPVAALLGFFTRTVQQAATKNALAEALSAAGVSTEHANSTAGTALRTALTTLLDRAQRAGGVRSDIGIGDLVGLMIGASHAVSGKDDAARDRIIAVVVDGLSARR, from the coding sequence GTGACGACTGCCAAACCGCTGCGCGCCGACGCGCAGCGCAACCGCGCCCGGCTGCTCGAAGCGGCGGAGGCGGTCTTCGCGGGCAGCGGTGCCGGTGCGTCGACGGAGGAGGTCGCCCGGGTGGCCGGGGTCGGCATCGGTACGGTCTTCCGCCACTTCCCGACGAAGGAAGCGCTGCTGGAGGCGGTCTACGTCGGCCGGCTGGAGCGGTTCGCCGCCGAGGCGGAAGAACTCACCTCCTCGGTCGACCCGGTCGCCGCGCTCCTCGGCTTCTTCACCCGGACCGTGCAGCAGGCGGCGACGAAGAACGCGCTGGCCGAGGCGCTCTCGGCGGCCGGTGTCTCGACCGAGCACGCGAACTCGACCGCCGGGACCGCGCTGCGCACCGCGCTGACGACCCTGCTCGACCGAGCTCAGCGAGCCGGTGGGGTCCGGTCCGACATCGGGATCGGCGACCTGGTGGGCCTCATGATCGGCGCGTCGCACGCGGTGTCGGGAAAGGACGACGCCGCCCGGGACCGCATCATCGCCGTGGTGGTGGACGGCCTGTCCGCCCGCCGCTAA